Proteins co-encoded in one Polynucleobacter sp. MWH-UH19D genomic window:
- the fdh3B gene encoding formate dehydrogenase FDH3 subunit beta: protein MARMKFICDTERCIECNGCVTACKNDNEVPWGVNRRRVVTVNDGIIGQEKSVSVACMHCTDAPCMAVCPVDCFYRTDEGVVLHDKDICIGCGYCSFACPFGAPQFLSKGAFGSRSKMDKCTFCSGGPEENGSVAEFEKYGRNRLAEGKLPLCAEMCSTKALIGGDSDVITDIFNNRVKTREKNGKYPGSKAFGWTTAYGGPDTPAPTPTPAAKIPGAK, encoded by the coding sequence ATGGCAAGAATGAAATTTATCTGCGATACAGAGCGTTGTATTGAGTGCAATGGCTGTGTTACTGCATGTAAGAATGACAATGAAGTGCCTTGGGGCGTCAATAGACGACGCGTGGTCACAGTAAATGACGGCATCATTGGACAAGAAAAGTCAGTATCAGTAGCTTGTATGCACTGTACCGATGCGCCTTGTATGGCGGTTTGTCCAGTGGATTGTTTCTACCGCACCGATGAAGGCGTGGTGCTCCATGACAAAGATATTTGCATCGGCTGTGGCTACTGTTCATTTGCCTGTCCATTTGGTGCGCCTCAGTTCTTAAGTAAGGGCGCCTTTGGTTCTCGTAGCAAAATGGATAAGTGCACATTCTGTAGTGGTGGACCAGAAGAGAATGGAAGTGTTGCAGAGTTTGAAAAGTATGGCCGCAACCGTTTGGCAGAAGGTAAGTTACCTTTGTGTGCTGAAATGTGTTCTACCAAAGCATTGATTGGTGGCGATAGTGATGTGATCACCGATATTTTCAATAATCGCGTGAAGACTCGCGAGAAGAATGGCAAATATCCTGGCTCTAAAGCATTTGGTTGGACTACTGCTTACGGTGGTCCAGATACGCCAGCACCAACTCCAACGCCTGCAGCAAAAATTCCGGGAGCTAAATAA
- a CDS encoding formate dehydrogenase subunit alpha yields the protein MSLTRKSNTPQSSRSTSRLIGSLSRGLKAAVPTMDRRTFLKRSGIGVGAGIAASQLSLVQKAAAEPSKAMLDGKGKIEVKRSICTHCSVGCAVDATVENGVWVRQDPVFDSPINMGAHCAKGAALREHGHGDYRLRYPMKLVDGKYQRISWDQALTEITAQMKGIREKYSPDAMFFIGSSKHNNEQAYLLRKWVSFFGTNNTDHQARICHSTTVAGVANTWGYGAMTNSYNDMMNAKAALYIGSNAAEAHPVSMLSLLHAKENGCKVIVVDPRYTRTAAKSDQYVRIRSGTDIPFLFGVLYHIFKNGWEDKKYINDRVYGMEEIRKEVMEKWTPAAVEEACGVPEAQMYKVAETMAKNRPSTIVWCMGQTQHTIGNSMVRASCILQLALGNVGKSGGGTNIFRGHDNVQGATDVGPNPDSLPGYYGLAAGSWKHYATVWGVDYDWIKGRYAPDMMEKSGTTVSRWVDAVLEKNDMIDQQTNVKGVFFWGHAPNSQTRGLDMKRAMNKLDLLVVVDPYPSATAAMAAMPAAEGDTVNKNRNVYLLPAATQFETVGSATASNRSLQWREKVIDPLFESVPDHVIMQAFADRLGFGEELSKNYKMLNSKFAGKQWREPQIEDILREINRSVWTIGYTGQTPERLKAHMRMVGVFDPRTLKSRGGVDPVTGYDTTGDYYGLPWPCYGTAAIKHPGSPNLYDTSKSVMEGGGNFRANFGVERDGVSLLAADGSYSKGSAITTGYPEFDHVLVKKLGWWDQLTEDEKKLAEGKNWKTDLSGGIQRVVMKNGCHPFGNAKARAVVWNFPDPVPIHREALYSTNAAMMRKYPTSADKKNFWRLPTLYKTVQDQNLNQKLYEKFPIILTSGRLVEYEGGGDETRSNPWLAELQQENFVEINPKAAADRGIKNWDYVWVKSPTGAKIKVRALVTQRVDQGTAWVPFHFAGWWQGNDLRKYYPEGAAPVVLGEAVNTATTYGYDQVTMMQETKTTMCQIEKFA from the coding sequence ATGAGTCTGACTCGTAAATCCAATACACCACAAAGCAGTCGATCTACATCTCGTTTAATTGGTAGCTTGTCTCGCGGTCTCAAGGCAGCCGTGCCAACGATGGATCGTCGAACCTTTTTAAAGCGTTCCGGAATCGGAGTTGGTGCAGGTATTGCTGCTAGTCAATTAAGTCTGGTGCAAAAAGCTGCAGCCGAGCCAAGTAAAGCTATGTTGGACGGCAAGGGCAAGATTGAGGTTAAGCGCTCCATTTGCACTCACTGTTCAGTGGGCTGCGCAGTAGATGCGACAGTTGAGAATGGTGTGTGGGTTCGTCAAGATCCGGTTTTTGATTCCCCAATTAACATGGGTGCTCATTGTGCCAAGGGCGCGGCACTTCGTGAACATGGTCACGGTGACTACCGCTTGCGTTATCCAATGAAGTTGGTGGATGGTAAGTACCAGCGCATCTCATGGGACCAAGCACTTACTGAAATTACTGCTCAGATGAAGGGCATTCGTGAGAAGTACTCACCAGATGCAATGTTCTTTATTGGATCTTCAAAGCATAACAATGAACAGGCCTACTTACTACGTAAGTGGGTCTCTTTCTTTGGAACAAACAATACAGATCACCAGGCTCGTATCTGCCACTCAACTACGGTTGCTGGTGTAGCAAATACTTGGGGCTACGGCGCCATGACAAACAGCTATAACGACATGATGAATGCCAAAGCTGCTTTGTATATTGGTTCCAATGCTGCGGAAGCTCACCCTGTATCGATGTTGAGCTTATTGCATGCTAAGGAAAATGGTTGCAAGGTAATTGTGGTTGATCCACGTTACACCCGGACTGCGGCAAAGTCTGATCAGTATGTACGCATTCGCTCTGGTACAGATATTCCATTCTTGTTTGGTGTGCTTTATCACATCTTTAAAAATGGCTGGGAAGATAAGAAGTACATCAATGACCGCGTTTATGGAATGGAAGAAATTCGTAAAGAGGTTATGGAGAAGTGGACCCCTGCCGCTGTAGAAGAGGCTTGTGGTGTTCCTGAAGCACAAATGTATAAAGTTGCCGAAACCATGGCAAAGAATCGTCCAAGCACGATTGTCTGGTGTATGGGACAAACTCAACACACTATCGGTAATTCCATGGTGCGTGCATCTTGTATCTTGCAATTAGCTTTAGGTAACGTTGGTAAATCTGGTGGCGGTACAAACATCTTCCGTGGTCACGATAACGTGCAGGGCGCAACAGACGTAGGACCTAATCCTGACTCATTGCCTGGTTACTACGGTTTGGCCGCGGGTTCATGGAAGCACTATGCAACAGTTTGGGGTGTTGACTATGACTGGATCAAAGGTCGTTACGCCCCAGACATGATGGAAAAATCTGGTACCACCGTTTCACGCTGGGTTGATGCCGTTCTCGAGAAGAATGACATGATTGATCAGCAGACAAATGTGAAGGGTGTTTTCTTCTGGGGTCATGCGCCTAACTCGCAAACTCGTGGTTTGGATATGAAGCGCGCGATGAACAAGTTGGATTTATTGGTGGTGGTTGATCCATATCCAAGTGCAACTGCTGCGATGGCAGCAATGCCTGCAGCAGAAGGGGATACCGTTAATAAGAATCGCAATGTTTACTTATTGCCAGCCGCGACGCAATTTGAAACAGTGGGATCAGCAACTGCATCAAACCGTTCTCTGCAGTGGCGTGAAAAAGTAATTGATCCTTTATTTGAATCCGTGCCTGATCATGTGATCATGCAAGCCTTTGCTGATCGTTTAGGTTTTGGTGAAGAGTTGTCTAAGAACTACAAGATGCTCAATTCCAAGTTTGCTGGTAAGCAATGGAGAGAGCCGCAAATTGAAGATATCTTGCGCGAGATCAATCGCTCAGTTTGGACAATTGGATACACCGGTCAAACACCAGAGCGCTTGAAAGCACACATGCGAATGGTTGGTGTTTTTGATCCAAGGACTCTGAAGTCTCGTGGTGGAGTTGACCCAGTTACTGGATACGATACAACTGGTGATTACTACGGATTGCCATGGCCTTGCTATGGTACTGCCGCAATCAAGCACCCAGGCTCTCCAAACCTCTATGACACTAGCAAGAGCGTGATGGAAGGTGGTGGCAATTTCCGCGCTAACTTTGGTGTTGAGCGTGATGGCGTGAGCTTATTGGCTGCTGATGGTTCATATTCCAAAGGTTCCGCGATTACGACTGGTTACCCAGAGTTTGACCATGTCTTAGTTAAGAAGTTGGGCTGGTGGGATCAATTAACCGAAGACGAGAAGAAATTAGCCGAAGGTAAGAACTGGAAAACAGACTTGTCTGGCGGTATTCAGCGGGTTGTCATGAAAAATGGTTGCCATCCTTTTGGAAATGCCAAAGCGCGCGCAGTGGTTTGGAACTTCCCAGATCCAGTTCCAATTCACCGTGAGGCGCTTTACAGTACTAATGCGGCAATGATGCGCAAGTATCCTACTTCAGCGGATAAGAAGAACTTCTGGCGCTTGCCAACTCTCTATAAGACTGTTCAAGATCAAAACTTGAACCAGAAGTTATATGAGAAGTTCCCAATCATCCTGACCTCAGGTCGTTTAGTTGAGTATGAGGGTGGTGGTGACGAGACTCGTTCAAATCCATGGCTTGCAGAGCTTCAACAAGAGAACTTTGTGGAGATCAATCCTAAGGCTGCTGCTGATCGTGGCATTAAGAACTGGGATTATGTATGGGTTAAGTCTCCAACAGGCGCCAAGATCAAAGTGCGTGCACTCGTAACGCAGCGTGTTGATCAAGGAACTGCATGGGTCCCATTCCACTTTGCTGGTTGGTGGCAAGGAAATGATCTGCGTAAGTATTACCCAGAAGGTGCTGCCCCTGTTGTATTGGGTGAGGCTGTGAATACTGCTACTACGTATGGTTATGACCAGGTCACGATGATGCAAGAGACCAAAACAACCATGTGCCAAATCGAAAAATTTGCCTAA
- a CDS encoding molecular chaperone TorD family protein, with the protein MTDQSAQKVNKPLTTEVGDVGLPEDLARADLYGLIARFFHLPPDQEFLDQIAATADQQDASNDAPLAKAWMDVVEVAKNNSAKAWHDEFDLNFISVGKPNIVLNGSFYMAGHLNERPLVNIRKALEEFGLEAAEEVTETEDHISALCEVMRYLIAGDDVEISNLTNQRVFFNEHIRPWYGELCDAIQDLPEMHLYHPVAILTREFLDIEGQSFDMI; encoded by the coding sequence ATGACGGATCAGAGTGCGCAAAAGGTAAATAAGCCATTAACAACTGAAGTTGGTGATGTTGGGTTACCAGAGGATTTGGCGCGAGCCGATCTCTATGGATTGATTGCGCGCTTTTTTCATCTTCCGCCAGATCAAGAATTTTTAGATCAAATTGCCGCAACCGCTGATCAGCAAGATGCATCTAATGATGCCCCACTAGCCAAAGCATGGATGGATGTGGTTGAGGTGGCGAAGAATAACTCTGCAAAAGCTTGGCATGATGAGTTTGACTTGAACTTTATTAGTGTGGGCAAGCCAAACATTGTTTTAAATGGGTCGTTTTATATGGCCGGTCATCTCAATGAAAGGCCTTTGGTCAATATTCGCAAGGCACTTGAAGAGTTTGGGCTTGAGGCCGCTGAAGAGGTGACCGAAACCGAAGATCATATTTCTGCGCTATGCGAAGTCATGCGCTACTTGATTGCGGGGGATGACGTCGAAATATCTAACCTTACAAATCAAAGGGTTTTTTTCAACGAACATATTCGTCCTTGGTATGGGGAATTGTGCGATGCAATACAAGATCTTCCCGAGATGCATCTTTACCATCCAGTTGCCATTCTGACTAGAGAATTTCTAGATATCGAAGGCCAAAGTTTTGACATGATTTAA
- a CDS encoding 4Fe-4S binding protein encodes MAQKFVCNCNGTMPLDAKALGVTMHQSLCRQEVGSFLKGLNDSDSIVVACTQEASLFSELAAQSEKPLIAPLKFVNIREVAGWTQEAKTSGPKIAALLALSEMPEAEAVPVVNYESQGRLLIIGSGDQAIPWAEKLQTALDVSVLCTEPGELPLARDYPIYSGVVTKLDGYLGNFSVSWDIRNPIDLEMCIRCGACLDVCPENAIDLSFQIDLNKCKAHRSCVTACASIGAISFDRQEIERSSEFDLILDLRSSPAMRMSQTPQGYFATGSDPLDQALIMNQLLEMVGEFEKPKYFAYNEKICAHGRNGKVGCSACIDVCSTGAIGSLFKNGQGAVEVNPNLCMGCGACSTVCPSGAMRYNYPSVPHQGKELKTIASVFNAEATKFNLELSPSLLLHNHKVGGQLIQSLGRSAHVLPKRFEGLPAFVVPYGIEHIASTGLELWLGALSYGFAEVILLLSGDEDPAYREALTNQVKLANAILNAYGFDDRIQLLLTDSQEDLSPISKAMGDLRQRGSLKPICSPASFGLSNQKRETLEAVLEYLQKQAKTRLPEAGASLPKNSLLGGLKINRDACTLCMSCVGSCPEGALLDNVDEPILSFIEKQCVQCGICVQTCPESALTLDPRLQSVEQRKQKQTLNETQAFHCISCGKPFGTAKMVDLMLAKLGAHSAFSGAAMDRLKMCGDCRVVDMVKKEL; translated from the coding sequence ATGGCCCAAAAATTTGTATGTAATTGCAACGGCACGATGCCTCTAGATGCTAAGGCGTTGGGCGTGACCATGCACCAGTCTTTATGTAGGCAAGAGGTTGGCTCTTTCCTCAAGGGCTTGAACGATTCTGATTCCATTGTGGTCGCTTGCACGCAAGAGGCTTCTTTATTTAGTGAGTTAGCAGCCCAATCTGAAAAGCCGTTAATTGCTCCTTTGAAGTTCGTCAATATTCGAGAAGTGGCTGGATGGACTCAAGAGGCGAAAACATCTGGACCCAAGATTGCCGCCTTGTTGGCTTTAAGTGAAATGCCAGAAGCGGAAGCTGTGCCAGTTGTGAATTATGAAAGTCAGGGTAGATTGCTAATCATAGGCTCTGGTGACCAGGCAATACCTTGGGCAGAAAAACTCCAAACTGCTTTGGATGTCTCCGTGCTCTGTACTGAGCCAGGCGAGCTGCCATTAGCGCGTGATTACCCTATCTACAGTGGTGTAGTGACCAAGTTAGATGGATATCTCGGTAATTTTTCAGTGAGTTGGGATATAAGAAACCCTATCGATTTGGAGATGTGCATTCGCTGTGGAGCATGTCTTGACGTATGCCCAGAAAATGCGATTGATCTTTCATTTCAAATTGATCTAAATAAATGCAAGGCACATCGATCATGCGTAACGGCTTGCGCAAGTATTGGCGCAATATCATTTGATCGCCAAGAGATTGAGCGTAGTTCAGAGTTTGATTTGATATTGGATCTACGCTCAAGTCCTGCGATGCGTATGAGCCAAACGCCACAAGGTTATTTCGCAACTGGCAGCGACCCTTTAGACCAGGCTTTGATCATGAATCAATTGCTTGAGATGGTTGGTGAATTTGAAAAGCCCAAATATTTTGCATACAACGAAAAAATATGCGCGCATGGCCGTAATGGCAAAGTAGGTTGCAGTGCTTGTATTGATGTCTGCTCTACAGGGGCAATCGGATCGCTATTTAAGAATGGTCAAGGGGCCGTAGAGGTGAATCCGAATCTTTGTATGGGTTGCGGTGCTTGTTCTACGGTTTGTCCGTCTGGTGCGATGCGCTACAACTATCCAAGCGTGCCTCATCAAGGAAAAGAATTAAAAACAATTGCTAGCGTATTTAATGCTGAAGCTACCAAATTCAACTTGGAATTAAGCCCGAGTTTGCTATTGCACAACCATAAAGTAGGCGGCCAACTGATTCAAAGCTTAGGTCGGTCTGCTCATGTCTTGCCAAAACGGTTTGAGGGTCTGCCTGCCTTTGTAGTGCCTTACGGCATCGAACACATTGCTTCAACGGGTTTAGAGTTGTGGCTTGGTGCACTCTCTTATGGTTTTGCAGAGGTGATTTTGTTGCTAAGTGGCGATGAAGATCCTGCTTATCGTGAAGCGCTAACCAATCAAGTGAAACTCGCTAATGCTATTTTGAATGCCTATGGATTTGATGATCGTATTCAATTGTTATTGACTGATTCGCAAGAAGATTTGTCTCCAATATCCAAAGCAATGGGCGATCTGCGTCAGCGTGGCTCATTAAAGCCAATCTGTTCTCCGGCTAGTTTCGGTTTATCTAACCAAAAGAGAGAAACTTTGGAGGCGGTTTTAGAGTATTTGCAAAAACAGGCAAAGACACGTTTGCCTGAGGCGGGCGCATCTCTCCCCAAAAATTCTTTATTAGGTGGGTTAAAGATTAATCGAGATGCGTGTACCTTGTGCATGTCATGCGTTGGTAGTTGCCCAGAGGGTGCGCTTCTTGATAACGTTGATGAGCCAATACTCTCCTTTATTGAAAAGCAGTGTGTTCAATGTGGCATCTGTGTGCAAACATGTCCCGAGAGCGCATTGACCTTGGATCCGCGCTTACAGAGTGTGGAACAGCGTAAACAAAAGCAAACCCTAAATGAGACCCAGGCTTTTCATTGCATTAGCTGTGGTAAACCATTTGGAACTGCAAAAATGGTTGACCTCATGCTGGCAAAACTAGGTGCGCATAGCGCATTTAGCGGCGCAGCGATGGATCGCTTAAAAATGTGCGGCGATTGCCGCGTAGTCGATATGGTTAAGAAAGAGTTATGA
- a CDS encoding DUF3306 domain-containing protein, which yields MTEGFLSRWSRRKAGKEKEDEVPQQPESKQVTSPIADNSSADHNKLGDQSSPPVTFEDVKKIDRFAPDFSAFMKPDVDPAVQQAALKKMFTDPHFNVMDGLDIYIDDYSKPDPLPTGMLERMVQSDMLNLFRKKSEAIVKDRADTEPSDTLSNTENQTLEAEFKTDLTSTSIQGADASTNELIKDQKDSSGPLSKLEQKKT from the coding sequence ATGACGGAAGGTTTTCTCAGTCGATGGTCGCGTCGTAAGGCTGGCAAAGAAAAAGAAGATGAAGTTCCTCAGCAGCCTGAATCGAAACAAGTCACTTCGCCAATCGCAGACAATAGTTCTGCAGATCACAATAAATTGGGTGATCAAAGTTCACCACCAGTGACTTTTGAGGATGTAAAAAAAATCGATCGATTCGCCCCAGATTTTTCTGCTTTTATGAAGCCAGATGTAGATCCTGCTGTGCAGCAGGCCGCTTTAAAGAAAATGTTTACTGACCCACACTTTAACGTGATGGATGGTTTAGACATTTATATTGATGATTATTCAAAGCCTGATCCACTGCCAACGGGCATGTTGGAGCGCATGGTGCAGAGTGACATGCTGAATCTATTCCGCAAAAAGTCAGAAGCGATCGTAAAGGATAGGGCTGATACAGAACCATCAGACACTTTGTCAAATACAGAAAATCAGACTTTGGAGGCAGAATTTAAAACTGATTTAACATCCACTAGTATTCAGGGGGCTGACGCGTCGACAAATGAGTTGATAAAGGACCAAAAAGATTCAAGCGGCCCCTTATCAAAGTTAGAGCAGAAAAAAACCTAG
- a CDS encoding DUF3305 domain-containing protein yields MCKQKIDNPWVSHRWVPLEVLPDFEQYASQSPNSVTGRFHGQDSEGETWLFTGFELNLYQDEAEGYYLNTSATKPCWFVMWRLEEDIDRYIDAASLQLAKADTAIAVPHRICVSYNEAARLLDGGESVDTVPMSQEHAAWLQEYVDEHYRPEPKKRHKPASFKGAQRPAEER; encoded by the coding sequence ATGTGTAAACAAAAAATAGATAATCCATGGGTCTCGCACCGCTGGGTACCGCTAGAGGTGTTGCCTGATTTTGAGCAATACGCAAGCCAATCACCGAATTCTGTTACAGGAAGATTCCATGGGCAAGACTCTGAAGGTGAAACCTGGTTGTTTACGGGATTTGAGCTCAACCTGTATCAGGATGAGGCAGAGGGCTATTACCTGAATACTTCAGCTACTAAGCCTTGTTGGTTTGTAATGTGGCGTTTAGAAGAAGATATTGATCGATATATTGATGCAGCATCTCTGCAGCTAGCTAAGGCTGATACCGCTATTGCTGTTCCTCACCGAATTTGCGTCAGTTATAACGAGGCTGCGCGTTTATTAGATGGCGGGGAGTCTGTTGATACGGTGCCGATGAGTCAGGAGCATGCAGCATGGTTACAAGAATATGTTGATGAGCACTATCGACCTGAACCTAAAAAACGCCATAAACCTGCCTCATTCAAGGGTGCACAACGCCCTGCGGAGGAAAGATGA
- the apbC gene encoding iron-sulfur cluster carrier protein ApbC codes for MSVTVEAVQGVLKSLIDPNTNVDFVTAKNIKNLKVEDGDISLDIVLGYPAKSQFDAIRKAAINSLRNLPGVKNVSVNVTSQIVAHAVQRGVKLLPGVKNIIAVASGKGGVGKSTTAVNLALALAAEGAQVGILDADIYGPSQPMMLGITGRPDSLEENTIEPIEGHGLQASSIGFLIDDDAPMVWRGPMVTSALEQLLRQTRWRDLDYLVVDMPPGTGDIQLTLSQKVPVTGSVIVTTPQDIALLDARKGLKMFEKVGVPIVGIIENMSTYVCPSCGHEEHVFGTGGGEKMCKDYGVEFLGALPLNLSIREQADAGRPTVIADPDGAISAIYKNIARRVAIRVAALSKDMSSKFPNIVVQNT; via the coding sequence GTGTCAGTTACTGTTGAAGCGGTTCAAGGTGTATTAAAGAGTTTGATCGATCCGAATACAAACGTCGATTTTGTCACCGCTAAAAATATCAAGAATCTCAAGGTGGAAGATGGTGACATCTCACTCGATATTGTTTTAGGTTATCCAGCAAAAAGTCAATTTGATGCTATTCGAAAAGCGGCAATTAATTCTTTGCGTAATTTACCTGGTGTCAAAAACGTTAGCGTGAACGTCACTAGCCAAATTGTTGCGCATGCCGTTCAGCGAGGAGTTAAGTTATTGCCTGGCGTTAAAAATATTATTGCTGTAGCAAGCGGTAAAGGTGGTGTTGGCAAATCAACTACTGCAGTTAACTTAGCATTGGCTCTTGCCGCTGAGGGCGCACAAGTTGGAATACTGGATGCAGATATTTATGGACCAAGTCAGCCTATGATGCTGGGCATTACTGGTAGACCAGATTCTCTTGAAGAAAACACGATTGAGCCAATAGAAGGGCATGGCTTGCAAGCTAGCTCGATTGGCTTTTTGATTGATGATGATGCGCCGATGGTTTGGCGCGGTCCTATGGTGACTTCAGCATTAGAACAATTACTGCGCCAAACACGTTGGCGTGACCTCGACTATTTAGTAGTTGATATGCCCCCGGGTACGGGTGATATTCAATTAACACTCTCCCAAAAGGTGCCTGTCACCGGCTCTGTGATTGTGACTACGCCTCAAGACATCGCATTACTTGACGCACGTAAGGGCCTTAAGATGTTTGAGAAGGTAGGGGTACCTATCGTTGGCATTATTGAAAATATGAGCACTTATGTTTGTCCGAGTTGCGGTCATGAAGAACATGTATTTGGCACTGGTGGCGGCGAAAAAATGTGTAAAGACTACGGAGTAGAGTTCTTAGGTGCTTTGCCTCTCAATCTATCGATTCGCGAGCAAGCTGACGCGGGTAGACCTACTGTGATTGCGGATCCTGATGGAGCTATCAGTGCGATTTACAAAAACATCGCCAGAAGAGTTGCGATCAGAGTTGCTGCACTCTCAAAGGATATGAGTAGCAAGTTCCCCAACATTGTTGTTCAAAACACATAA
- a CDS encoding inorganic phosphate transporter, whose protein sequence is MPATEVAFWVVALLVILALGFDFMNGFHDAANSIATVVSTGVLKPQQAVVFAAFFNFLAIFIFHLSVAATVGKGIVHPSAVDLHVIFGALVGAIVWNVITWYYGIPSSSSHALIGGLVGAALPKAGFSGLVWAGIFKTVAFIFISPLVGFLLGSLTMLLVSWVCRHATLAKTDRWFRRLQLLSAGAYSLGHGGNDAQKTIGIIWLLLIITGYAEAGGTMPPTWTIICCYIAIALGTMFGGWRIVKTMGQKLTKLKPVGGFCAETGGAITLFAATALGVPVSTTHTITGAIVGVGSTQRASAVRWGVAGNIVWAWIFTIPATALMSMLVYYLSLIIF, encoded by the coding sequence TTGCCAGCGACAGAAGTAGCTTTTTGGGTAGTAGCGCTTTTAGTAATACTGGCGCTTGGCTTCGACTTCATGAATGGATTTCATGATGCGGCGAACTCTATTGCGACCGTTGTCTCCACAGGTGTTTTAAAGCCGCAGCAAGCGGTCGTCTTTGCTGCCTTCTTCAATTTCCTAGCAATCTTTATTTTTCACCTCAGTGTTGCTGCTACTGTAGGTAAGGGTATCGTCCATCCATCGGCGGTGGATTTGCATGTCATCTTTGGTGCTTTGGTGGGTGCAATTGTTTGGAATGTGATTACTTGGTATTACGGCATTCCATCCAGCTCATCACATGCCTTGATTGGCGGTCTTGTTGGCGCAGCTCTTCCAAAAGCAGGTTTTTCTGGTTTAGTTTGGGCTGGGATCTTTAAGACAGTCGCGTTTATTTTTATTTCTCCGCTAGTTGGTTTTCTCTTGGGCTCATTGACAATGCTCTTGGTTTCATGGGTTTGCAGACATGCCACTCTTGCGAAGACAGATCGCTGGTTTCGTCGCTTGCAATTACTCTCGGCGGGCGCATACAGCTTGGGTCATGGCGGTAATGATGCGCAAAAGACCATTGGCATTATTTGGTTATTGCTGATTATTACTGGCTACGCAGAAGCGGGTGGCACCATGCCGCCTACCTGGACAATTATTTGCTGTTACATCGCTATCGCTTTAGGCACCATGTTTGGTGGTTGGCGAATTGTGAAGACCATGGGTCAAAAACTCACAAAGCTCAAACCAGTTGGTGGTTTTTGTGCTGAGACTGGTGGCGCAATTACTCTTTTTGCCGCTACAGCTTTGGGCGTTCCAGTTTCAACTACCCACACAATTACTGGGGCTATTGTGGGCGTAGGCTCTACCCAAAGAGCTAGCGCGGTCCGCTGGGGTGTGGCCGGAAACATTGTGTGGGCATGGATTTTCACCATTCCCGCTACCGCCTTAATGTCCATGCTGGTGTATTACCTCAGCTTAATCATCTTTTAA
- a CDS encoding DUF47 family protein, with protein sequence MFFSKLMPHDGNFFELFNEHAGNIVAASESFLKFVEHYGDEALRAKYTQEVDKAEHACDDVVKEVHRRLHKTFITPIDRDQIFSLINTMDDVADLLQNGTEAMHLYDVKQMTPEMLQMAELCNQCCISMRNAVGTLKDISDPEVAKAALKTCDEIDHLESGADRLLSTAITRLFREDIEVRELIKCQRIYELLEEVTDKCEDVANLVEGIVLENS encoded by the coding sequence ATGTTCTTCAGTAAGTTAATGCCTCACGATGGTAATTTTTTCGAATTGTTCAATGAGCACGCTGGAAATATTGTTGCCGCTTCTGAATCTTTTTTGAAGTTTGTTGAGCATTACGGCGATGAAGCTTTGCGTGCAAAGTACACGCAAGAAGTTGATAAGGCTGAGCATGCTTGTGATGATGTTGTGAAAGAGGTGCACCGTCGCCTGCACAAAACATTTATTACGCCAATCGATCGCGATCAAATCTTCTCACTGATTAATACGATGGATGACGTGGCCGACCTATTGCAAAACGGCACAGAAGCTATGCATCTTTACGATGTAAAGCAAATGACACCAGAAATGTTGCAAATGGCTGAACTGTGTAATCAGTGCTGCATCAGCATGAGGAATGCCGTAGGTACGCTTAAAGATATATCTGATCCAGAAGTTGCGAAAGCTGCATTGAAGACTTGCGATGAAATTGATCATTTAGAGTCTGGAGCTGATCGTCTTTTATCCACTGCTATTACTAGATTGTTCCGTGAAGATATCGAGGTTCGCGAGCTGATTAAATGCCAACGTATTTACGAATTGCTCGAAGAAGTGACCGATAAATGTGAAGACGTTGCCAATTTAGTTGAAGGCATTGTTCTTGAAAATTCTTAA
- a CDS encoding heavy-metal-associated domain-containing protein — protein MLNLKVSGMTCGGCINAVTRAVQSEDPAAKVQADLATQTVTLETSLTVEKAAQLITDAGFPVVQ, from the coding sequence ATGTTGAATTTAAAGGTATCCGGAATGACCTGTGGGGGCTGTATTAATGCGGTGACCCGAGCGGTGCAGTCTGAGGATCCTGCCGCCAAAGTACAAGCTGATTTAGCAACTCAAACGGTGACATTAGAAACCAGCCTTACCGTCGAAAAAGCTGCTCAGCTTATAACAGATGCTGGCTTTCCAGTTGTTCAATAA